From the Theileria equi strain WA chromosome 4 map unlocalized gcontig_1105316255041, whole genome shotgun sequence genome, one window contains:
- a CDS encoding hypothetical protein (encoded by transcript BEWA_050720A), translating to MLKQCICDSTEKLAGGVQTEKQEGPQVPQQSVPDTPKELNEDTIDLEDVTDTRYKVVDVDISGIPSRIHLVRPEESGDRPTVPYIEKCFYCVTFLKNGEPKAILVKVDDAHGSYKDKTGCRGKPGWSNTSTYNYTKKLETLKINTDPPKKFTLDISSLKEDERFKLVKEDRDGIATLYYSSQPGHLIEKIVDGDLEVWTASDNQVCYFCELHSKGDSKLLRMHAEKGYAIIFGWYEKSRGKWNVIREKEFYKKLEMSEVTAIT from the exons ATGCTGAAACAATGCATTTGTGATTCCACCGAGAAGCTTGCCGGAGGAGTACAAACTGAAAAGCAGGAGGGACCGCAAGTTCCTCAACAATCTGTTCCTGATACACCTAAAGAGCTTAATGAGGATACCATTGATCTTGAGGATGTTACGGATACTCGCTACAAGGTAGTTGACGtagatatttctggaattCCTTCGAGGATACATCTGGTGAGGCCAGAGGAAA GTGGAGATAGACCAACTGTACCATATATAGAAAAGTGTTTTTACTGTGTAACCTTCCTAAAGAACGGTGAGCCAAAAGCTATTCTAGTTAAGGTAGATGACGCTCATGGATCATACAAAGATAAAACTGGATGTCGTGGTAAACCGGGTTGGAGTAATACAAGTACTTATAACTATACGAAAAAGCTTGAAACCTTGAAAATAAATACagatcctccaaaaaagtTTACTTTGGACATCTCTTCTctcaaggaagatgaaagGTTTAAGcttgtaaaggaagatcGGGATGGTATTGCCACTCTCTATTACTCTTCACAACCTGGGCATCttatagaaaagattgtggaTGGAGATTTGGAAGTGTGGACTGCCAGTGATAATCAAGTTTGCTATTTCTGTGAACTCCATTCCAAGGGTGACTCAAAGCTGCTAAGAATGCACGCAGAGAAGGGCTATGCCATTATATTTGGCTGGTATGAAAAGTCTCGTGGCAAATGGAATGTCATAAGAGAGAAGGAATTTTATAAGAAGCTTGAGATGAGTGAGGTTACTGCAATAACATAA